The following are encoded in a window of Candidatus Fluviicola riflensis genomic DNA:
- a CDS encoding orotate phosphoribosyltransferase codes for MILNKDRALKVAEFLLQIKAVKLQPAQPFTWASGWSSPIYCDNRKTLSFPAIRTHIRQGYAEAILEKFGKPDVIAGVATGGIAQGALVAQELGIPFIYVRSSAKGHGMGNQIEGHFEKGQKVIVIEDLISTGGSSLVAVEALREAGCDVKGLIAIFTYGFDIAIENFKAADCPFVTLTDYDHLIDQAVKLEYINEADVQSLKKWRNSPGTWSAN; via the coding sequence ATGATTTTAAATAAGGACAGAGCGTTAAAGGTAGCAGAATTTTTGCTCCAGATAAAAGCAGTTAAGTTACAGCCTGCTCAGCCGTTTACATGGGCATCGGGCTGGTCTTCTCCAATTTATTGCGACAATCGTAAAACGCTTTCGTTTCCTGCCATCCGCACACACATCCGCCAAGGCTATGCCGAAGCTATTTTGGAAAAATTCGGCAAACCCGATGTTATTGCCGGCGTTGCAACTGGCGGTATCGCTCAGGGAGCTCTCGTTGCCCAGGAGCTTGGGATTCCGTTTATCTATGTACGCAGCTCAGCGAAAGGCCACGGTATGGGTAACCAGATTGAAGGCCATTTCGAAAAAGGACAAAAAGTGATCGTGATTGAAGATCTTATTTCTACCGGCGGAAGCAGTTTGGTTGCTGTTGAAGCACTACGCGAAGCAGGATGTGATGTGAAAGGATTGATCGCCATCTTTACTTACGGATTCGATATTGCTATTGAAAATTTCAAAGCAGCTGATTGTCCATTTGTTACCTTAACAGATTATGATCATTTGATTGATCAGGCGGTAAAATTGGAGTACATCAACGAGGCCGATGTACAATCGTTGAAAAAATGGAGAAATTCCCCTGGTACCTGGTCTGCTAATTAG